The Deinococcus aquiradiocola genome segment CACCTGATCCGCAACGCGGATGAGGTCGCCGCTGGAGAGCAGGGTCGACCTGGGCGGGGAGAGCTGTACGGGCAGCGGGTCGCACAGGTCTTCCGGGACGGCATCCGACTCCACCGGAACGTGACGAAGGGAGTGTGCACGCGGGAAGAGTATGCGCAGCAGGGTGAGTGTCTCACCCTGCGTCTGGACGCCCTGCTGAATCGGGCACCACTGAAGTCGAAGGCGAACGAGCGACTCCGGTTGGGCATCCTGAAACAGAGCGTGCTGGACCGGTTGTGGCGATTCCTGAAGGACCCGGACATTCCACCGACGAACAACGCCGCGGAACGGAGCCTGCGGACGGTGGTGATGGCGAGGAAGGTCTCGCAGTGCAGCAAGAACGCGGTGGGTGCGCAGACGGACATGCGGATCAAGTCCACGGTGGAGACCGCGCGGTTGCGCGGTCAGGACCCCGTCGCGGTCCTGGCCGGCCTGATGCGCTGACCGGGTCCTCGATCTTTCAGCCGACCGCTAATCACAGACACTGCGCCCTCCCAACGGCACTCGAGACCTTAACGGGGAATTTCGGGCGATTGAGGACTGTCTTGGCGAAGACAGCGCGGCCTCCTCTCATCACGGCGTAGCATGGCTGCATGGCTTCCTGGACCGAACTCGAATGGTTGAACGCACCGCGCTGGCAGGTCGACGGTGAGACGCTCGTCGTGACGACGGACGCCCACACCGATTTCTGGCGGGAGACCCACTACGGCTTCGTCCGGGACAGCGGCCACTTCTTGCACGCCGCGGTCCAGGGGGAGTTCACCGCCCAGGTGCGGGTGCAGGGGTCGTACCGCTCGCTGTATGACCAGGCGGGGCTGATGGTCCGGGCGGACGAAGCCCACTGGGTGAAGACCGGTGTGGAGTTCGTGGGCCATCAGCAGCTCAGCGCGGTCGTCACGCGGCCCTACAGCGACTGGAACGTCCGGCCGGTAGGCTCCCCGGCGTGGGTGGAGCTCCGGATGACCCGGCGCGGGAATGCCCTGAGCGTGCAGACCCGGCTGCCAGGAGAGGACTGGCAGCTGCTGCGCCTGACCTTCTGGCCGCCAGACCTGTCCGTATCGGTCGGAATCTACGCCTGCAGTCCGGGCGACGCTGGCTTCGAAGTGCGCTTCAGTGACTTCAGTGTTCAGGGACCCGCAGACGGCCCTCTCTACTGAGCCGTGGTAAGGGTCGCACGAGGGTTCGCGTGGGAATCTGTGCTCAGGACGAGGTCCTGTGGGCGTGGCCACCTCGACGTCCTGAACGCAGGTTTGGGTTCCGGCGCGGCGTGTGACTCCTTGTTCCGGACTGTCCCTCCGCGCTTACCGTAGGGGGATGCCGACCCCGATCGCATTCCACCTGTCCCTCGCCTTCGCTCTGCTTGCCCTGCTCGCCCTCTTCCTGCCCAGGCCCGCCGCGCGTGTGGCCGCGGCGTTCTCGTGTTCGCGTTGCGCGCGTTCACCGTCACAGCGGCCTGAGCCATCAGGTCCGGCCGGATCGCCTGAACGGTGAACATCTCCTGGGTCTGCTGGATGGGGGCAACACTGGCGACAGTGCGTGCGCTTGAAACAGTTGCTTCTGGAACTTCACCCGCACAGGAAGGAAAGGGTGGGGCCGCGGTCTGTGCGCGTCGCAGACCAAATGATGCCCCGCAGGGGGTGCCCAAGGCGCTGCAGGACGCTTTTTATCCGCTCTCGGGTGCATGATTTGACGTGGCGTGCATATCGGGCTATATTAGAGAAATCAAGGCACCCGAGCGGTGCCTTTTTTGTTGCCCTTAGCCCGTGTCCGTACTGCCCCTCTGCCGGGAACAGGAACAGCTCCTCGTGCTCGTGAGCAGGAAGGGGCTGAGGGGTGCTGATCGCCTCGACGGGCAGTCAGGGCAGGTAGGTGTAGACCGTCTCGCGGCTGATCCCGAAGTCCCGTGCCAGCTTCGCTTTCGCCTCACCCGCTGCTGCTCGCCGCCGGAGGTCCTCGACCTGAGCCGCGTTGAGTGAAGGCTTGCGCCCCTTGTACACGCCTGCCTCCTTCGCCAGCGCGATCCCTTCCCGCTGTCGCTCCCGGATCAGGGACCGTTCAAACTCCGCGAAAGCGCCCATCACGTTCAGCAGCAGCATCGACATGGCGGAATCGTCCCCCTTGAAGACCAGGTTCTCCTTGACGAACCGCACCTCGATGCCGCGCCCGGTCAGGTTCAGGACCACGGTGCGGAGATCCCCGAGGTTGCGGGCGAGACGGTCCATGCTGTGCACCGTGAGCGTGTCGCCGTGCCGGAGGAACTGCAGCATCTCGGTGAAGGCCGGACGGCTGGTGTTCTTGCCGCTGGCCTTGTCGGTGAAGGTGCGGTCGAAGTGCAGGCCCTCCAGCTGGCGGGCGGTGTTCTGGTCGCCGCTGCTGACCCGGATGTACGCCACGTGCTGACCGGTGGTCGGGCCGGGTGCGGGCGTGGCGGTCACAGGTGCGGTCTTGCGGGCACGGGTCTTTCTGGGGGCGGGGTCAGGCATGGAGGCTCCTCTGTGTCAGGTTAGGTTCCAGACCCGTACAATCTAGTGTCAGACAATGCGGAAATCAATCCTAGTCTGACACTTTATCGACACCTGCCTGACGTGGCGCTAGGGTATACCCCAGTTGGACATTTGAGAAATTGATCCGCACGCGCCCAGCGTGAGCTGAACCGCCCCCGCTATACACTCGAGTGGCATGAGCTCCCTCCCCTCTGAACTGCTCGACGTCTTCCGCACGGGGTGGGCCCGCATGTGGGCGGAGCACCCGGATGGCCTGCCCAGCGATGTGTTCGATGCCACCAAGGAAGCCCTTATTGCCGACTTCGTGGCGACCCTGCAGGGCAGACCAGCTCAAGTGATCCCCACCCTTCAACTCGCAGCCCGCGAGGGCACTGCGGAATACGCAGTGGGATATGACTTCCCGATGCTTCTCCTGGGCGCCTTGACTCGCGTTGATCACGACGGTCACGTCCTGATTGACGTGGCAGACGACCGTGAGCAGCCATGGTTCCTCCGGCGCGTTGCCATACAGGCACTGGGAACCCGGACCCGGCCGGAGCTCATCGCCCTGTTCCGCCGAGTGCTACGTGACAATGAGAATGAGGGGGAGGTGCGGACGGCCGCGCTGTTCGCCCTGGTGGAACAGGGCGACGTTGAAAGCTTGGACATTATCCGCTCTCTGAGCGTGCGGGGCGAACCCTGGATCAGCGCTGCGAACCCACTCCTTGAGGCGCGCGGGCGGCTGGGAGACCTCACCGCCACCCGTGACCTGATCAGTCTCACCTCCGACCCCTGGCAACACCACTTCATGGCTGGCCGGCGAGGGCTGGCCGCCCTGGAAGCGCAGGTCGGTGGCCTGGCACCGATGGTACGGGCACTGCAAGCGGCCCCCCAGGCACGTGCCCCGCGTAGCCTCTGGGGGCGCGTCCCGCACCCGGGCACGTCCCCACTGGTGGATCGCCTCCATGCACTCGCGACGGCTGACCCCATGGACGCCGTGCGGAACTGGGCGACGATGCGCCTCGCGGAACTCGAACCCTCCCACACAGCCGAGGTGCTTCTGGAGGCGCTTCGGGACCCTGACTGGTGGGTCCTCAAGAATGCCAGTGACGCCCTGAGCACTCTGAAACCCGCTCCGGTGGAGGCCCTGCACGCCCGGGTGGGCAACCCAGAGCTGGCGCTTGACGAACGGCGATGGGCCGCCCGCACCCTCCTCCTGCTCGGCGAATCCCCAGACCTGCATGTCATCCCCGACATGCAGGTGACGTTGCCAGCGGTGGTGCCCCTGGAGGTACGGTCAGCGATCGTACGCTCGTATGCACCGGGCGCAGAGGCTGGCAGCGACGTGCGCTGGCTGATCGAGGGCCTGACCTTGCCCCACAGGGATCACGAGGCAATGAAGGCCCTGCGGGCTGAGCACGAGCAGGTTGTGCAGGCGCTCCGGACACACGGGATTGAGGTCGGGGAAGCCATTGACGCGGGTGAGTGGCACAGTCAGGGAGGTGGGACCTATGTCGTCCTGCCATCGGAAGGCGGCGACCTGAGTCTCAGTACACTAGGGCGGTTCGGAGCCGAGCACACCTGGGGTGGGGACGGAGTCCACCCAGCCACCATGATCAATCGGATCCGCGCAGCCCTCGCGTCCGTGGGATGGGAATGGGTGGATGACGATATCTTGTCCGTCACGGTGCCGGGTCTCAACGTCTACTACTTCGGAGCGCGAGAACCTCTCAGTGTCGGGGAATTACTCTTCTACTGGCAAGACTAACGCGCGTAGAAGGCAAGGCCGCTGGGCTACCAGAAACGGAAAAGCGTGATGCCTGGGCCTCAGCACCTGATGTTAACGTCCGGTAATTGTCCGTCGCGTCGATCAAGCAATTGCCCATCTGCTGCCCAGATCGGTTTGTTAGACTGCGCTGCAGAACGTCGTCCGTGGGACTCTGGCGTGACTTCCGAGACATCCCTCTGAAGGTTGCACCTTGCCGTCACGCCGCCACTTCCCGGGCGGCGTTCTGCTGAGGGAGGCACCATGCCGAGCGCCGAGACCGTCGCCCGAGAAGACCTGATCCTGTTCCTGAATGCGGCGTTCGCCTGCACCGGGCAGCGGGAGTTCTACCACACGGCCGACGAGCAGCGCGTCAGCGTGCAGTTCCTGCACGCCTACATCCTCGGGAATTACCGGCGGCTCTACGCCCGGACGCTGGCGGCCGGCGTCAACGATTTCAACGCGGCCGAAATCATCGTGAACCTGCTCCGCAGCGGACAGGACACACCGGTCACCTTCAGAACTGAGGAGAATGCCCTGCTGACCGCGGCGATCGGTCGACTGCCGCCCCAGCGGGGCTGGAAGCTGATCACCCGGCTGCGACAGGAGCGGATCAACAACCGCCGCACCCGGGCACTCGTGAGGGCATACACCCTGGGCCAGCGGGACCTGACCTTTCAGGCGGTGAAGTACCGGCGGCACGTCCGGGCCGCGGCCCTGCATGCCCACCTGACATTGCCGGGCGAGCTGCCCGCCTTCCTGTTCGGCAAGCACCAGAACGTCTTCCGGACGCCCCTGCTGGAGACCTTCCGGCAGGCCCGCTACAGCCACCAGGCCGTGTATGACCTTCCTTTCACCGTGGCGCAGGGGATGGCCGCCAAGCACGGCATTGCTCCGGACCTCTTCCTGAAGAACATCGCGCCCCGGTTGACCGAGCGTGAACGGCTCCGGCTCCAGAATCGCAGTGGAGGCAAGGTCGAGTTCCGCCCCGAGCGGTTGCCGCTGACGGCCCTGTGCAGCTACGTGCTGTCCCTGCCGATGGCTGAGAGGCGGGAGCGGCAGGACGAGTTGACCGGCTGGCTGGACGTGGCCGCCCGCAGGGTCCTCCGTCGCCGGCCCCTGCCGCTGCCTGCGGGCCGGACGGCGGCAGTGCTCGACAATTCGTTTTCGGCGTCCGGCTCGCGTGAAAAGCCTCGCCGGCCCCTCGCGCTCGCGCTGGCCACGGACTGGCTGCTCCGGTCGGCCACCGCTGAAGGTGAGTACCGCGCCTTCTGGACGCATCCGGTCGCCTCACCATTGCTGGTCCGTGCCGAGGGGCAGACGAACCTCACCGACCGTTTCCTGGACGCGCTGGACTGGGGCGCGCAGACGGTGATCGTGGTCTCGGACGCGGTGGAGAACGATCCGCCCGGCGTCTTTCATGCGGCCTACACGGCCGCCCGGCGATTGGTCCTGGATCTGAGCGTCCTGCATTTCAATCCGGTCTTCGATGCCGAGATGCTGACCGTGCGCGCCCTCAGTCCACTCCTTCCAGCCGTGGGACTGCGGGACGCCGACGACCTGCCGACCGCCCTGGGCTTCGCCCGATTCGCCGCCGGGCAGACGGACGTGGATGAGCTCGAACGGTATCTGTCTGGCCGGGTCCAGACCTTCCTGAACGCGGGAGCCGTGCATGTTGAAGCTTAACGGTCTGACCCCCGCCCCGGCGCAGGTGCGCGGCGCCTTCCGGCTGGTGCCGCTCCTGCGCGACCGGCCCTGTGACGACGTCCGTCTGACGCCGCACAGCATGGATCCCGGCTTCAAGGTGGTGGCCCTGCCGGACCGCACCGTCTACACCGCCTTCGTGCCGCACGCCCTGCTGCTGGAATGGGACCGGCCCGGAGCACCGCTGATGGCGCTCGGGGGCCAGGTGGGCCGCCCGGGCCGATCCGACTGGTGCGGCGTCGAGATGGTGCAGAAGATGCGCAAGCGCGAACAGGGCGGGCTGCGGTTCCTGCCGCTGCACCTGGCCCTCGAAGGCCTGCTGGCCCTGCATTTCGCTCCGCCGCGCACCGCCTGGAAGGAGCTCTCACGGGACTTTCTGAAGGTCGGTCTGGGTAGTCGGTCCGAGTCCGGCATTCCAGGCACGCTCCTGCCCGGCTTCGAAGACGCGCTCAAGACCTTTGAACTGCATGACGGTCAGGTCGGAATGCTGGTCTTCGTGGGTGAGCAGCTCGCATCGGCGTTTGTGGTGCCCTCAGCCCAGGACTACCGCCGGCTGCACCGCAGCCTGCTGGAGGACCTCTACGGCGAGCTGGTCCTGCGCTACGCAGCCCTATATCCGGACCCTCCCCTGCTCAAGGCGACGCCCCGCTTCGAGCACGCCCGCTCACTCGCCGACCTGCGCGAAGGGCTGACGGTCCTGCGGCGCGAATGGGCAGCGTTCGTGCAGGTCAACATGCTGACCGATCTGCTGGAACGTCCTCTGACCACTGAGAAGGTCTATGAGCCAGGGCAACTCCGGCTTGAACGCTTCGTGACTGACCTTGACCCGGCCCAGGTCAACCACATCGGGGAGCGACTGGTCCGCCCGGACGGCGAGCTGCTGTACCTGAAGACCTTCCAGCTGTCCGCTGCCCAGACCCGGCGCGCCTACCTGCTCCAGCAACTCGCGCAGTACGAGTGGCACCTGGGAAACGCTGCCGCTGGACTCGGCGTCAGTGTTCCGGAGCTGGTGGACCGGGTCACGCGGGCCGGCTTCGGTTACCTGTTGACGCAGGCGGTGCGGGAGACGGCGGCGAAAGCCCTCAGGCAAAAGTGAAGTGGTACAGCACCTGTGGCCTTCGTTGAATGGACACAGCTCTGGTCTTCTGCTGACGAGTGGTATTATTAGTACCGGCATAGATTGAGGTTGCCTCACCTAGCAGAGACCAGAGACTGGCCAACCCTTGAAGATTGTCGGGATCAGGAGTTCACCCTCATCATTCGGATTTCCATCGACTCAAACTTCCGCCGGTATCAATAGCTGTGCCGCACCATCCCTTTTCCACCTTGCTGGAAGGTGGCGAGGCGCTGCTCAGAGACGAGACCGTCCTGCGTGGGTGGGGTCTGAACGACGGGCAGCGCCGCGACTTGATCGCCGCCGTGCCGAACCTCCGGCGGCTGTGGAAGCTGGTCGATGCTCTGAAGCTCCCAGACGGTCCAGTACACGGAGATATCCACCCCAAGAATGCCCTGTGGGACGGTCAGCGGATACGGTTGTTCGACTGGAGTGAAGCGAGTGTCGCGCATCCCCTGACGGACATTGGCTGGTTCGTCGGTCAGCTCGCACGCCAGAAATGGCCGCTGGTCGAGTCTGACCCCGATCTCGCGCGGAAACTCGCCACCACCTACCTGCAGGCCCTGGGTCTTCCCGGAGCCCACGCCGAGATGGCCGCTGCCGTGCCCCTGGCTCTCCTCCAGCGGGCCGTGGTGTACGATGCCACGTTCAGGGAATGGGCGCCGCCAAGGCCACAATATGTGCCGTACTTTTTGCGCCGAATGCTTGCCGAACTGCGGATGCCCAGCCTGAGCTGACCAACGCACCGTTTCCGTGACAGACCCTGAACCGTTACGGTGCACGATAAGCCACTTCGCCTATCCCAGCTTCGAATCCGCTGCGCTATTGAGACCGGTAGAAATTCAGGTTGCTACACTGGCTGGGACATGGCACTCTGGCAGCCCTCCAGGTACACCCGCCCCCAGCTCGAAGAACGGCGACTCGCTG includes the following:
- a CDS encoding DUF1349 domain-containing protein, giving the protein MASWTELEWLNAPRWQVDGETLVVTTDAHTDFWRETHYGFVRDSGHFLHAAVQGEFTAQVRVQGSYRSLYDQAGLMVRADEAHWVKTGVEFVGHQQLSAVVTRPYSDWNVRPVGSPAWVELRMTRRGNALSVQTRLPGEDWQLLRLTFWPPDLSVSVGIYACSPGDAGFEVRFSDFSVQGPADGPLY
- a CDS encoding recombinase family protein — translated: MPDPAPRKTRARKTAPVTATPAPGPTTGQHVAYIRVSSGDQNTARQLEGLHFDRTFTDKASGKNTSRPAFTEMLQFLRHGDTLTVHSMDRLARNLGDLRTVVLNLTGRGIEVRFVKENLVFKGDDSAMSMLLLNVMGAFAEFERSLIRERQREGIALAKEAGVYKGRKPSLNAAQVEDLRRRAAAGEAKAKLARDFGISRETVYTYLP
- a CDS encoding HEAT repeat domain-containing protein, which gives rise to MSSLPSELLDVFRTGWARMWAEHPDGLPSDVFDATKEALIADFVATLQGRPAQVIPTLQLAAREGTAEYAVGYDFPMLLLGALTRVDHDGHVLIDVADDREQPWFLRRVAIQALGTRTRPELIALFRRVLRDNENEGEVRTAALFALVEQGDVESLDIIRSLSVRGEPWISAANPLLEARGRLGDLTATRDLISLTSDPWQHHFMAGRRGLAALEAQVGGLAPMVRALQAAPQARAPRSLWGRVPHPGTSPLVDRLHALATADPMDAVRNWATMRLAELEPSHTAEVLLEALRDPDWWVLKNASDALSTLKPAPVEALHARVGNPELALDERRWAARTLLLLGESPDLHVIPDMQVTLPAVVPLEVRSAIVRSYAPGAEAGSDVRWLIEGLTLPHRDHEAMKALRAEHEQVVQALRTHGIEVGEAIDAGEWHSQGGGTYVVLPSEGGDLSLSTLGRFGAEHTWGGDGVHPATMINRIRAALASVGWEWVDDDILSVTVPGLNVYYFGAREPLSVGELLFYWQD
- a CDS encoding ARPP-2 domain-containing protein gives rise to the protein MLKLNGLTPAPAQVRGAFRLVPLLRDRPCDDVRLTPHSMDPGFKVVALPDRTVYTAFVPHALLLEWDRPGAPLMALGGQVGRPGRSDWCGVEMVQKMRKREQGGLRFLPLHLALEGLLALHFAPPRTAWKELSRDFLKVGLGSRSESGIPGTLLPGFEDALKTFELHDGQVGMLVFVGEQLASAFVVPSAQDYRRLHRSLLEDLYGELVLRYAALYPDPPLLKATPRFEHARSLADLREGLTVLRREWAAFVQVNMLTDLLERPLTTEKVYEPGQLRLERFVTDLDPAQVNHIGERLVRPDGELLYLKTFQLSAAQTRRAYLLQQLAQYEWHLGNAAAGLGVSVPELVDRVTRAGFGYLLTQAVRETAAKALRQK
- a CDS encoding phosphotransferase is translated as MPHHPFSTLLEGGEALLRDETVLRGWGLNDGQRRDLIAAVPNLRRLWKLVDALKLPDGPVHGDIHPKNALWDGQRIRLFDWSEASVAHPLTDIGWFVGQLARQKWPLVESDPDLARKLATTYLQALGLPGAHAEMAAAVPLALLQRAVVYDATFREWAPPRPQYVPYFLRRMLAELRMPSLS